Sequence from the Miscanthus floridulus cultivar M001 chromosome 16, ASM1932011v1, whole genome shotgun sequence genome:
AACCATCAATATATAATTGAGGGGGCTAAGTGGACTTTTTCAATAAAAACTGTGGTTTTACGGACTCCTATATTATTttgagaagagagagaaaaatgacTCACTACCATGCATATATAGAGGTGCTAGAGAGCCGGAGTTACCGAGAACTCTACCAAATATGACCTAAATATTCCTCACAAGCATGAAGCACTGTATGCAAGATGATTGAGTGATAGCGCAACGGCAAATTCGACCAATGATAACTCCGATCCCTTCTCAACATCCTTGGTGATGTTATTTGATTTATTGCGAAAATACTTTCAGAATAACTTTTACGATTCAAATTggtatatttttattattacaaagCTTAGCTGCAAGTCAAATTATCGCTTTGAAGGTCTTAATTCCCCGTTTGTTTTCTGTGCTTTCACATAGTATCAGTAAAAGCACGGTAAATAggaatgaaaacggtacggatattttccgactgtattcgaaaccaaatccgtttagaggggttgagatctgtccgtatctgagtccggatatccaacatccgataccgtatccgtatccaaatactcaaatcgcatatttatgatgtcgatatccaatcgtatcctatccgacataattgacactatccgtattcgaatccgaatccggacaaaaatatgaaaacaaatgtaatatcggtgatatccgtccgtatcctatCCGTTTTCATCCAACGGTAAACAGTCGTAATGGTTGTTGTACAGCTACGCACCGTCAGCGATTTTAGCCTTATAGGGAAATTGGAAAGTCATGCAACCCTGCTCGAAAACCGTCACGGATACATCCTCTACAGTAATAATAGTCTAGAAAGATGTTTTACTACGTTGCAGTCGCGGAATTTGTGTCCTACCAGTCTCAAAATAATTGTCGCATAGTATTCGTgccggtcaaactttcttaaatttgtagaaaatattagtagcatttgtatctccaaataagtttattataaaaatgtgTACAAattatttattatgaaaatatttatttGCTAAAATACTTTTTATATGCCTAATATGTATATTTTCTAGCATCTTTAACTTTTACATACATAAAATGTTTACATTTTAGTGGCACTATACAAAACCATTTAGCCCATGTATATTTGTAGTTTGAGGGCTAAACAGAGAGTGACGACCCGCCATTTATCGTTTAGAATAACAGCATTACGGTGGAACATTTTCACTGGAGTTCGAGTACGAGTGCTCgtatttttgtttatttattcTTTTCGTGGTAGCCGATATTTACTGGTATTTTTCAAGGAGTCTTCGGTCTTAGTTGGCAAGCCCTAGTGGGTGGTAACCAAACATGATACATTATAGATCGAGGTAGATCGTATGATCTAAATAAGCTGCTTTGGGCCCATAGATTGTCAGCTTGTACAATTAATCTAAGGGTTTGcacactactccctccgtcccagaaatATTTGCACATCTAAGTTTGGGTGTGAAAACCAAGACGAAGCCAAAATGATGAAACTGTCCCTACGAAATATCTCGTGTTTTCTGCCGACCACGACACCGCTCGCTCTGCCGCGCCTTGGCACCGCCTCAGGAGTGCACTCCAGCTCCTCTCCACcgcaccgtcggccatggcgccatgCCCAGCCCTTCGCCCTCCATGTGGTTGAAGACGCATCAACCCTCATCTTCCACCGCACAGCACACCTTCTCCACCGCACCGGCGGTTGGGCCACGTCTTCCTCctccaagccgacgggcacgagcTCGTGCTGCCCGCGTGGACCGACGACGTTGTCGACTGCAGCCACTTTAGCAGCCAGCTCCACACCGGCAGCCCCGTTCGCGGCCACATCACTAAATAGCGTTCGTAGCGTCTGCTATAACAGCCGCAATAGCGGTAGCGGCCCTTACCCCTACCGCTATGACGTAGCGACTTGGGTATAGCATGTTGGAACTTAACATCCGCTATTTTGACGTAGCAAGCCGTTATAGCGGCGTTATTTGACATAGCAGTCCGCTATAGCGGTCCAAATCCAGAACATAACTAGTTTAttcttaggccccgttcgcttggaggaatctggatgaatttggaagaatttatgagaggaaaacactgttccggatgaaaaaaaacgAATTAAACCgggtttaaggacacgcgaacgaGGCCTTAATTTAAGATATATTTGATCGAGAATCAACTCTTCGAATACAATTAAATATCTATTTACACTTTTTAAGTTATATGTTTATTAGTCtatcattaatttgtatttagttgatttgttaatGTGTAAGAAAGATATTTTTTAAGATACACATATATCTAAATTATATGAGATTATTAGACTATGCTATTGCAACTTAGCGTCCGTTATAACGCCCGCTATCCGTAATCCGCAGCGTAGTCGTCAATCCACTGCAGACCTGCTATCTGCTATTTGTTAGCTTGGCCAGCTCGACGCCGGCAGCCCCGCCTGCCCATGACTCCACACACGGGCCGGGGCTGCGCTGCCATCCACGCACGACGAAGGAGCACTGGATGGGGAGGGCCCACGGGGTAGGAGCACTGGATCTGGATGGGGAGGGGGCAGGGGAGAGGAGTTTTTGCACTGGATTGGATTTGTGCTCGGAAGTGCGGTGGAGACGAAGACGACGAAGAACCAAGGAGCATCGGCGCGGAACGCGTGAAAGAGAGGAACGAGTGGCTGGAGCCTTCGTCATTTTTATTCCTTTTTTTTATCACAAgtttttgttatttcctttttcctTGGTCCCACACGCTAGTAAGCTTGTGGCGGGGAGAATGCTGCAGCACTGCTACTGGTACGGAGCAGCAGATGTGATGTCATATAAGTGCACGTTAATTTGGGGAAAAAATTCAAATCGTAGATGTGCAAATATTTGTGAGACGGATGGAGTACTACGTAAATAATTTTTAGTtgaggtgttttttcttttttggtaGAGGCAAAAAAAAGCTTTGTCAAAATCAGCCTCTAAGGAGCATTATACGAAAATTTGCGTCCTCCTTATTACTACTACACACATCTCGTCCAGAACGGCCGGATATTCCAGTGCAGTCATCGTCGTCGCTCTCGTCGACCTGCCTGTAAGACACGAATGAATGGGACCGCGAATTAGCCTCTCTCAAAGATAAGACCGCGACGTCGTGAGTCGTGACTGACTACTGATGATCGTCTCCTACGAGGACATAAAAAAAAATAGCTAGGCTCATCTATCCTACGAGGACATCCAGAAAAGCTAGACTCTCGAAGATGAGAATTGAGAACACGTCTATATCGTCTCGCTATCGAGGGATATATTGTCTATCGTTGAAAAAAAGACGTCTTTAAATTCTAAATAAATTCAGAAAATATGAGCACCCACACGTTAAGTTAGAAAATTCCACTATAAGAAATCTGAATAATTGCGTTACACTCAATTCATTATCATGATGAACACACCATTGAACATCGCTATACAACCACGACTAGCTCAACGGAGGACTGATTGGAACTCAAGTTGACTTCATTATTCATTCGCGACCCTGTGTACAACATTTGCCTCGATTGCTATTGCCGACATGCGACATGGATCATATCTCTTGACCTCTTCACACTGATCGAGCAAAATTTCTTGAAAGACCCGGAATGTTTTGACAAATGTTAATAAGAGGAGTTAGAGTTTTACAAGAGCAAGATGCAAGCCTCCAGTGATAAGGTACTCGCCAATTCGCCATGTATGAGCACTAACAATGAACTGAGGTGCTTTGCACCCACTGGGCACCATACTCTAGTAGTGTCCCATGCATACTCCATCAATCATTTGTTGAGGCTCTCTAGAGAGGTTTTTGAAAGTCCGATGGTTCCTTTCAATCCATATAATCCAGATGGTGATAATGGCCTAACCACGGACACCTCTGCCAAAGTTAAAAAGTCCACCACAAATCCAAAATACAAATCCATTAGACCGCAAGGTTATCCTAATTTTGCAGTAGGAAGGAAAGACAACAAGACCGCGTGTCAAAAGAAGTCCATATGCTCATAATTAAGTCGCATTTTGAGACTAGCCTATGGGATGCACCAACAATCGCCACCTGCGGGTTGCGCCTCTAACTGCACTTGTGCCTTGTAGGATGCATAGACGACTCGATGCCATTGGGTGTTGGCCCCTTGCAGTTGCGGCGGGAGATTGATGGGTAGTGGATGATGAGCAAAGGAGACACGAGGAGTTCAGGTTGAGGGGTGAGAGCTTGGTGAATTAGGGCTCTTTTAGATGGGTTATTATTTGGGCTAGGTCGAGTGGTGGGCTTATCTTACTCACTTCGGGATCCATATGGAAATTTGAAATTTGCCCTGCCTCAATCTGTTTCGGGCCCACAAACCTGCAAATCTGGGAGAGGGGGAATCAAACCCACCTACCACCCCGGAAGGGTACACAATCCTTGGGTACCTAACTCGACTCTATCCCGTTGACATCCCTAGTCAAGAGGAAGTCTAAAATTTAGCTTTGTTCCCATTTTTTTACATGCACACGAGTTGCAGCCGCAAAGAGGGCAAGATCCGTAGCATCTATGGTGAAAATACCGCAACACTTCCCTTGGAATTTCCTTTCTATCTATTTACAGCAGCAAGATGCGCTCGAACCAAAATATTGTGAACTACAAACTTATATATTTGATCGAGCTCTATAACTCTGATGTACTTTTTATCTTCATCTAAATTCATACTTAGATAAATTTAAATACCCGTCTCGAATAGATGTAGGAGTATACTTCTGATTTTTTTCTGGGACGCTTTTTTTTTATTAAATACGCGCTGCATATATTACCAAGTAAGGGAAACATACAGATACGCGTACACATATGGACACAGACGCAAAGGATACATGGGACACTTATTTTTTTGTAGAAAACAAATTAATAAAAATACAGAAATATTTTTTTTCGAAAACCACCAACTTTTATAACCCAGCAGCCCACATGCTATCAAACGGACTTGCTCCATCCAATTCTTCGCAACGGCCCAGCCCATGACGCGCAAAGACCCATTTGCAACGGCCCATCCCACTCTCATCCATTCCATCCAATCCAACGGATAGAGACGGAGTGACGGACTGAGGCCCTCCGACTCCGATGAGCTCTCCACCGGCTCTCCGCTCTTCGCCGGCGGCGCAGCTGCTGCCGCCGTcgcgccctcgccgccgccggctcgTCCTCAGTAGGCCCGCGCGATGTTCGAGGCCCTCCTGCGATCTAGCACGTGGCGCCAGCGCGCGCTACGGCCCGCATCCGCAACCGCTGCCGCGACTCGTGGCAGTGGAGTCGCCTCCTTCCACCTCGCTTGCCGCCGTTGGCGCCATCCGGAGGGACTCGGAGACGGGGCTCGCCTTGCTCCTCGTCGTTCTCGGTCTGGCATCATGCCTCTCCTTACCTGTTGCCTTTGGATTTGCCTTCGACTAGGAAGTTTCCGGGAGCGGGTTGTTTGATAGTGGAAGAATGCGAACACCGGCACGAATGTTGTATTGCACTGGGATTCTCGGTCGCTACGACGTGCCTGCATCATTACATGATAGGATGAATGATTGTGAGCAACCTAACCTATCTATAGCACTAAGACTAGGTACACTAGCCTAACTATAGCACAAAGAATATGTACACTCTAACATTCCCATAGTCACAGCGGGAGCACCGCCCGCAGACGATGAGACTAGAGAAGAACTCAACGAATATCCCCCTGTAGTCACAATTTGGCGTAGTGCAGACGCTGGGACTGGAGAGAAAACTGATGAGGACTCTCGCAAATAATAGCCCTTTGTGCTGATGTCGAGGTAGCCGAGCTAAAGGGTGCAGTTGCCGTGTTTGAAGAAGCCATGCTAGAGGTAGCCGAGGTCGATGTAATTGTGGTCGGGTTACCGTGTCGATGGAGCTGCAGGCGCACAAGGTGCGCCAGGATGATGACGGAGACGCGTCGAGGTAGTCGTCGTGGGAGAAAGCGATGCCAAAGTCGACGCAGTCAAGGGCATCGTGGACGTAGAAGAAAGACGACGATGCAATCGAGGCAGATGGGGtgggaacgggagggtcgatgccAAAGTCGATGCAGTCAAGCCGCCTGAGCCGAGACGTGGCTGGGTTTGCCAGACCTAGCAATGCGTCGGGGACGAACGCACGCACCGGTGTTGCCAATACCGGACATACAAGGTAGAGGGCCCCAACCATACATCATCGTCTGAGGGACCAGTAGAGAAGGTCTCGACGATGTTTGCGGCGCGTGGAGCAGTGGGGTAGAAGGCGCAGCACGAGGTTGTCGGAGTAGACGAAGTAGGTGGGGACGAGATGGCGACGCTGATGGCGTGGTTGTGCTTGGCGAAGAAGAAGCATTGCGGGACTGGATGCATCGGCGAGTAGGCTCCGACGCGATCCCAATACAACATAGGCATTCATACTATTGTTCACATTCTTTCATGGTATCAGAACACTGGTATGAATGCCTGTATTGCATTGAGATCCTTGGTACATATAGAGTGCCTGTATGCGTATATGCTAGGATAAATGGCTGAGAGCAACCTAACCTATCTATAGCACTAAGACCAGGTATACTAGCCTAACTATAGCACTAAGAATAGGTACACTCTAACAGATAGTATTGGATTGTGGCTGAGTAGGATTCAGTTTGAGATGGGTATCGGGAACAGCCGACCAGTAAATATCAATATTGGCAATAGCAGAGATCATGACATGCTAGAATTTGCAAATTAGGAAGATGGCTGCACGAATTAGGATTTAGGAACAACCAATTTGTCGATTGTCATTGACCTGTACTCCGTACTCCTCGAGATGACAAATTTTCGTCCAGGGTAGATAGAACTGCATGCGAAACCTTGGAAATAGATTTGATTTCAGTTTGATGTATTATTAAACTTAGGGTAACCATACAACGCATTGGAATATCGCCTGGACAAGTATCAAGTAGTAGCAAAGATGACAGAGAACATGCCTCCATCCTAAATTTTAATTTTATTCGGGATAAGAGTGATGATTGGAATCCCTGCATGCTTTCACATTGGCTTCTGTGAGGAAATGGCTGTCTTTACATCAATGAACATATTGGGCTAGGTTTTGTTATGGGCTTATCTTACTCACTCTGGGGATCCATGGGGGAAATTTAAAATCTGCCATGCCCTTAATCTGTTTCGGGTTCACAAACCCGCAAATCCAGGGAGAGGGGGAATCgaacccacccccacccccaaagGGTCCAAAATATCCTTGGGTACCTAACTCGACTCTACCCCATTGCCAACCCTAGTCAAGAGGAAGTCTAGAATTTAGTTTTGTTCCTATTTTTTACCTGCACACAAGTTGTAGCCGCAAAGAGGGCAAGATGAGTGGCATCTATGTGGAAAAATACTGCAACACTTCCCTTAGAATTTTCTTTCTATGGATGTACGGCAGCAAGATGCACTCAAACCAAAATATTATGAACACAAACTTATATATCTCATCGAGCTCTATAACTCTGATGTACTTTTTTTTTATCTTCGTCTAAAATCATACTTTGCTAAATTTAAATACTCATATCGAATAGACATAGGGGTATACTTCTGCATATTTTTTCCTGGGATGCTTATTTTTTTTTGCAGAAAACGAATTAATAAAATACAGAAATAAAAAAATTTCCGAAAACCTCCAACTTAAGCCCACACGCTATCGAACGGACTTTGCTCCATTCAATTCTTCGCCCAGCCCACGACGCGCAAAGACCCATTTGCGACGGCCCATCCCTCGCTTATCCATTCCATCCAACGGATCTTTGGAGATGGACTGAGGCCCTCCGATGAGCTCTCCACCGGCTCTCCGCTCTTCGCCGGCGGCGCAGCTGCTGCCGCCGTggcgccctcgccgccgccgtctggTCCTCAGCAAGCCCGCGCGAGCTTCGAGGCCCTCCTGCGACCTAGCACGTGGCGCCAGCGCGCGTTACGGCCCGCATCCGCAGCCGCTGCCGCGACTCGTGGCGGCGGAGTCGCCTCCTTCCAACCCGCTCGCCGCCGTTGGCGCCATCCGGAGGGACGCGGAGACGGGGCTCGCCTTGCTCCTTGTCGTTCTCACTGTGGTATCATGCCTCTCGTTACCTGTTGCCTTCGACTTGGAAGTTTCTGGGAGCGGGCTGAATAGATATAGGAGCGGGTTGTTTCATAGTATTGGATTCAGTTTGAGATGGGTCTTAGGAACAACCGACTAGTAAATATCAATATTGGCCATTGTCATTGACCTGTGCACCCCCAAGATGACAAATTTTTTACCAGGACAGATAGAAATGCATGCGAAACCTTGGAAACAGATTTGATTTCAGTTTGATGTATTATTAAACTTAGGGTAACCATACAACACATTGGAATGTCGCCTGGACAAGTAGTAGCAAAGATGATAGAGAACATGTCAAGCCATTGTAAATTTCAGTTTTGTCCAAGATACAGAGCAGTGAGTGGAATCTCTGCACGCTTTTGCATTGGCTTCTGTGAGGAAGTGGCTGTCTTTACATCAATGAACATAAgtttgaaaataatttatttaatgaCATAATATGTGTATCAGACGATCAGTACAACCATACCTTCGGCTTGTTGTTAACTTATTGGTCAATCTAAATGGTTCTTAAGAGTAGCACTATCTGGTGCTTGTGGGGATCAAGCACTGAAACTGGCAGTAGAAAAGACAAGTTCACAAGCATGTGTTTAGAAGGAATTCAATTTGATAGTGGAACTGCCAATCAACACTACCATATTGTGCTCCTACTTCGTTACTATTCTTGCAGTCTGAGCAACAAATTTAACTTCTGTATCCAACCAAACAAGCAATTGAGGTTTAGGTTACCTGTTACCCTTTTTCTCTCGTCACGAAATGTCATTACTAGCCTTcaaaaaggaagaaagagaaatgTGGTTATGTTCGAAACGAAGTAATCACACTACCATGCATTTATATATATTTACTGAAACATTTCTGCAGTCCATAGAGCAGTTTTGGTTCACCAATGTGGAGGCTAGCCTGACGAAATATTGATTCATAAAGTTTCGCCTATACCATCGAAGTTAAAGGGAAAAATGTAAAATTATGCTTGGTCAGAATCAACTGTAGGTTGTAGCTGCCCCAGGTGCATGGGGCATAACTCAAATCCAATAGTGGACATTGTTTAAGAACTATGCATTCATCATTATCTGCAATCAAATTTCATCCTAATTCTTGCACACcttgcaattaacttcttgatccTAATTTCAGCTGATGAGCTTCTTTCTGTCACTGACCATCTTATCATTTTCAGCAACCAGAGTGAGTAAATCATCTGAATAAATGATGTCCAATCCATAAACTAGACAGTATATTTTGTGAAGCAATCTCCTTGTTCTTAACAGGCGCTGCAGAAGATGGAAACTGCAGCAAATAAATTGGCAAAAGTATTTTGCAGAAGAGGTGCCTGGAACTCCATCTTCACTAAAGCTCTCCTTCATGGAGATCAATGATTTAACTAGCCAGTTAAAGAACCTTAGGTAACACATTGCAAATGCTAGATCCATAGTTTTAACGACCGCATAACGGTGTTTAAAATGTTTCGCATTCTGCTCCAACACAGGAAGAGGCTTGCAATAAGTAGATTTGGGAAGAATGCTAATTCTAAAGCAACCTCAAGTTCTCGGTAATCTGCCAATGACAGGTCAGTCACTCAGCTCTCCTTCCTCCTAGAGTTCTGGATGAAATAATAGACGACGCTTCCCACTGCAACCCTGCACATTTGCATAAACATAGAAACATCATAAGTGTGCTGCTGTGATGTAACTATGTAAGTAACAAAGTGCATCTTGTGTGAACCGAAAATCGACAAAGGACTGGCTTTATTGGTTAGGAGATATGTTTAGTCCGTACCTGTATGTGATAATGTAAGTGACATGCCTTCAATAGCTCTACAACTTGGATGAGAATTTCTTGAGGCCTTGTTCAAAGCTCTTCATCTTATCTGGTGTTGATAGATTGGCTAACAGGGTAACCCTTGCTGTTGACACCAGATCTTTGCGCTCTGACGTGGAAGGATCAATCTGCCATATCTGGACCTCCCAAACCTTTTCCAGAATGAAGAATTTTTTTAAACTCAAATTTTGAGATTCATTAAGATAGAAATAAGTTGCACAAATAACTGAGGAATATATGCTCGAAGAGAAGGCAATCACAGAACAGGTGgaaacccacacacacacacacactgggTTGTTGGTAGTAAACTAGCTAGTAGCATTGCATACAAAACACATGCTGAAGATAAAATGTACACACCTGCTCCCACAGAAGCGATGAGTTGGTATATATGTTATTTGTGCTCATTGTGATTTTTTCTGCTAATATCTGTGAAGGTTGTGGGCTAAAAAAAGTCACGCGAGTGAGTATGCGACTGATATAGCCATCATCAAATCCTGAGGTGCCGAAACGGAATTGTGCATGATCATGATCAGTGAGTGAAGTATGTTGAATTCCGCCACTAGGGTTGCAACTACATGGTTTAAGATGCTAAGTTGAAGAGTCGTCGTGAACCAGTTACATGTAAGTCTATTTAAATGGATGTTGTACCTTGTGTGCACGTTACTAGCTGTAGCAGCTAGTTCGTGAAAACAATGTATGTACAGATTGCTAAACCCCTTGTACTGCGTTAGGTCCAAAGGAGGATTTGTGTAAACAAGTTCAGTTTCACTCTGGCAATCGCCACATCAGAGTTAGTGTCAACAGCTTGTTCGTCATGATGAATGTATGATTGGCCGGTTGACACCCAAGTCAAGGGGATGAGATTGTAGGTACCCATCCCATACTCGTCAGAGATGGCGGCGGCAGTTCCGACGACTGCCTGCAGCCGAGACGAGCATTTGTTTCCAACACTCTAGACCAAGCAAGCGCCGTGGTGAGGACGTCGTCGTTTCGACCTTTGCTACCGCTGGCAGGTAGTACGGTAGACGCTGGGCTGTTGCTTTGATGATCCCACTGCAAGGCGTTGCTTGCTTTTCAGATGGGGTAGAGTCGTCAGAGTGCGTACCTGGATTCTGCGGCCGAGCTGGATTGGCGTGGCCCGCGCCTGGACGAGGTCGCCGAGGCGCGCGGGGCCGACGTGGTTGATGGAGAGCTGCACCCCGGCGAGCCTCCGGTACCCCGACGCGACGTAGCAGCCGATGCTGGCCGTCGCCTCCGCCATCAGCGCCGACACGCCGCCGTTGAGCCAGTCGAACGGCTGCATCCATCGATCACCTCCGTCATCCATCACGCGCGATAGGGAATTAATTAGGGATGAGacgaaaacaaaaaaatagaggcgatggcggcggcgcgcgcggacGATCCTATTCCTACTACCTGGCAGCAGGTCTCGGTGACGGGGAGGCGGCCGACCACCTCCTCGGCGGTGACGCGGGTGAACTCGAAGCCCAGCGCCTGCAGCGCCCGGTCCACACggaaggccgccgccgccgccgccgccgccggatgaACAGGAGgatcgcccgcgccgccgcccatCGCCGACTCTTGCCTCTGTCCTTGTTCCTGTGTGGAGGAATGAAAAAGCTGGCGTGGTACAGACCGACAGACGCGTGTGTAATTAAAGACTCAGCCAGCCAACCagcccaacggaccgaaacgtaTGTGGGCCTGGCGGGCTCTAGTATAATTCTGCTTTGTGCGTTGCCCCCCTCTCTTTTAGTTAGGCCGGGCCGTTGGGCCCTCGGCCGCTGGCTAACGGGTGATCAAGATGGAATAGGCGCTGACGGGTGGCCTCCATTTTCCCCATTTAGCTCAACTTTTATGGGCCCAGATTTCGTGACTCGACCAGCGTCCAGCCCCCCGCAGCGCGTCCAAAAGCAGCTCCCACCGGACCACCGTGACTCGACACGTATGTGGGCTTGGGTTGCCGACGGAAGCGGTATCCCTAACCACCGAAGTCCAACGGAAGCCTATTCCTGCCTGCGTAATTGAAGGGGAGAGCGCGC
This genomic interval carries:
- the LOC136512853 gene encoding 1,4-dihydroxy-2-naphthoyl-CoA thioesterase 1-like, whose protein sequence is MGGGAGDPPVHPAAAAAAAAFRVDRALQALGFEFTRVTAEEVVGRLPVTETCCQPFDWLNGGVSALMAEATASIGCYVASGYRRLAGVQLSINHVGPARLGDLVQARATPIQLGRRIQVWEVQIWQIDPSTSERKDLVSTARVTLLANLSTPDKMKSFEQGLKKFSSKL